The following are encoded in a window of Flavobacterium psychrotrophum genomic DNA:
- a CDS encoding TlpA family protein disulfide reductase, with protein sequence MKNLFLLPILFFMISCTQAQEKTAFGKEALEAKMTSVDGKEVAFKDILAQYKGKVVVIDVWASWCPDCKKGMPKVHDLQKQFPNVKYLFLSYDRVDEKWKNGIETFNTKGGDNYHVGTSMKEGAFSKDIVLDWIPRYMVIDKTGKIALFKAIEADDAKLIETLKNLK encoded by the coding sequence ATGAAAAACCTATTTTTACTGCCTATACTATTCTTTATGATTTCATGCACGCAGGCACAGGAAAAAACTGCTTTTGGAAAGGAAGCGCTTGAGGCTAAAATGACCTCGGTAGACGGAAAAGAAGTTGCATTTAAAGACATTCTTGCCCAGTACAAAGGCAAGGTTGTGGTTATAGACGTTTGGGCTTCGTGGTGCCCGGATTGTAAAAAAGGCATGCCAAAAGTGCACGACCTTCAAAAGCAATTCCCTAATGTAAAATACCTGTTCCTTTCGTATGATCGTGTAGATGAAAAATGGAAAAACGGTATAGAAACATTCAATACCAAAGGTGGTGATAACTACCACGTAGGGACCAGCATGAAAGAAGGTGCTTTTTCTAAAGACATTGTGCTGGACTGGATTCCGCGTTACATGGTAATTGATAAAACCGGAAAAATTGCACTTTTCAAAGCCATTGAGGCCGATGATGCAAAACTTATAGAGACTTTAAAAAACCTAAAATAA
- a CDS encoding MauE/DoxX family redox-associated membrane protein, translating to MNNSKQYISYTLRGFVAFLFLISAVAKLYPSPYFAISTFEMKQLVPLGFSEGLAVYFSRILIGAEFALGLLLLQPHYLKRFVIPATIALLAVFAIHLTYTIFSAGNSGNCGCFGELLPMTPLESVFKNIVAIGLLIWLYKILPVGADRNNFAILTSVLFASILFIFMLTPIARQTSNTFDIGEPIPEEAALDSLATEPLAPITPTEATIPTAAIPATQATPATAATPATAATTPEAPAGPAQKKSVYSQFFAGADKGKKIIGLFAPGCEHCRETAKQLTEMKAKDKNFPDLYIIFMDEEADLIPDFFKFAGKEYPNKVLDVPSFWKVLGNSKDTPGVIYQWNGNEIKSWDGINEKKFVTSELLKALKK from the coding sequence ATGAACAATTCAAAGCAATACATTTCTTACACCTTAAGAGGTTTTGTAGCCTTTTTATTCCTCATATCGGCGGTAGCTAAATTATATCCGTCGCCTTATTTTGCCATCTCTACCTTCGAAATGAAACAGCTGGTACCACTCGGGTTTTCTGAAGGGTTAGCAGTATATTTTTCGCGTATACTTATAGGGGCAGAGTTTGCATTGGGGCTTTTGCTGCTACAGCCGCATTACCTTAAAAGGTTTGTAATACCGGCTACCATAGCATTGCTTGCGGTATTTGCCATACACTTAACCTACACTATATTTAGTGCCGGTAATTCTGGCAACTGTGGTTGCTTTGGAGAACTACTGCCTATGACACCGCTGGAATCGGTATTTAAAAATATCGTAGCGATAGGCCTGCTGATATGGTTGTACAAAATACTGCCTGTAGGGGCTGACCGTAATAATTTTGCGATACTTACATCGGTACTTTTTGCGTCGATACTATTTATATTTATGCTTACGCCAATAGCAAGGCAAACATCAAACACTTTTGATATAGGGGAGCCTATACCCGAAGAAGCTGCTTTGGATAGCCTTGCCACTGAGCCTTTAGCACCTATAACGCCAACAGAAGCTACAATACCAACGGCTGCGATTCCTGCTACACAGGCAACGCCAGCCACAGCAGCCACTCCTGCCACAGCCGCAACAACACCTGAAGCACCTGCCGGGCCTGCACAAAAAAAGTCGGTTTATTCACAATTTTTTGCAGGGGCAGATAAAGGTAAAAAGATAATAGGATTATTTGCACCGGGTTGCGAGCACTGTCGTGAGACCGCGAAGCAACTTACCGAAATGAAGGCGAAGGATAAAAACTTCCCTGACCTGTATATCATTTTTATGGATGAGGAAGCCGACCTGATTCCGGACTTCTTTAAGTTTGCCGGTAAAGAATATCCTAACAAGGTGCTTGATGTGCCATCGTTCTGGAAAGTGCTGGGCAATAGCAAAGATACCCCGGGCGTTATCTACCAGTGGAATGGTAACGAAATAAAAAGTTGGGATGGTATAAACGAAAAGAAATTTGTAACATCTGAACTGCTAAAAGCGCTAAAAAAATAA
- a CDS encoding choice-of-anchor I family protein, producing MIKNYTKNFLLLGGLLLANAAGAQTLVHYWNFNNPASVSSITAVSQSIVGSPSINAVAGGTSFIEFDGGTGQNFDVENLNAQNSDAAGTHLRFSNPIGGALVFAVPTTGYENAIVQFATRRSGSGAGTQQWSYSTDGTTFIAFNTVNPNNGNPALATLDFSAIPATDNNPNFKLKVEFIVGPGGDGGNNRFDNFTLKAAPQAGTVDTTAPVVTLTPAANSTNVAVNTPITIAFNEAVRLINDTAITNANVASLVELRQGSATGTPVAFTAVYANNTITITPAATLVNNQQYYVALLPNKVEDASNNAVTTAVASAFTTIAVQTQLTAGDMAFVGYRMNATDADDQIALVTFVDIAAGTMINFTDAKYTTNTPAQCTGGFVWTANSCLPAGSVITIQTDTLVANTGTATGSGFGLSSNGDQVIVYTGTAAAPNYITALTSIGWVATNASCSGSASMLPAGLTDLVSASNLSTAAGNVAGNTVNAYYNGIQAGTAAALKLAILNPANWVGVAGGTAAQVWPAWAFPSSPSVQSALVVNNTTIQLTFNNELDAQAAAAVANYTGISGLATATVAANVVTLTYSTAFAAGTAYELTVNNVEDEAGLTMACPYTFSFNYNTTVSFEETFVVVNEGVGTLNFVVNLENPGVGSVDLVVKGAPFSTADSNDFTFATRTLNFTGSSALTQTISIPVIDDTIAEQAAEYFVLSLENPVGVTIDGDTFATIYIKDNDVVAPQPDNSISLNYVRSFDPSGANDSTCEIVAYDPVSKRLFATSAVEGRLDIVNFANPEAPVTVSSINMAPYGGVTSVAVKNGVLAVASPNTEEHLNGSVVFFDTNGTFLKQVTVGALPDNVSFTPDGTKVLTANEGQPNSDYSIDPEGSVSIIDISGGVANLTQANVNTLLFTAYNGEAAQNALIASGVRKLKQSSSMSQDFEPEYITTSADSQKAWVTLQENNAIAEINLANGTIADVWALGTKDMSIPGNGFDISDNNDEVLIANWPVKTYFMPDGAATYSVGGVNYIVTANEGDEKEYTGFVERTTIGANSYVLDAAAFPNAEVLKKSFNAGRFRVTAFDGKNDAGTAYDEIFALGSRSFSIFNADTKALVYDSGDDFELFTSTNPAISSLFNSDSEDNSPKSRSRAKGPEPEGVAIAHIADRVFAFIGLERIGGVMVYDVTDPNNVKFTDYKNSRTVSAYGGDNGPEGIIYISNTDSPDNKPYVIIANEISGTLTIFEVNTESLSLPDYTQNPKTFVVFPNPSESGTVYFNRMADVEVYDYSGKLVHAAKDALTIDTHKLASGIYLVKTSEGIVKKLIIK from the coding sequence ATGATTAAAAACTACACGAAAAATTTTTTGCTACTGGGAGGTTTGCTTCTTGCAAACGCCGCTGGAGCTCAAACACTCGTTCATTACTGGAATTTTAACAATCCGGCCAGTGTGTCAAGCATTACGGCTGTATCGCAGTCTATAGTGGGCAGTCCATCTATAAATGCTGTGGCAGGCGGTACAAGTTTTATTGAATTTGATGGAGGTACAGGACAAAATTTTGATGTCGAAAACCTAAATGCACAAAACAGCGATGCAGCCGGAACCCACCTGCGCTTTAGTAACCCTATAGGTGGTGCGCTTGTTTTTGCAGTTCCTACTACAGGATATGAAAATGCGATTGTGCAGTTTGCTACAAGACGTTCAGGGTCAGGAGCAGGCACACAGCAATGGTCGTATTCTACAGATGGTACTACTTTTATTGCTTTTAATACAGTAAACCCTAATAATGGTAACCCCGCACTTGCAACGCTTGATTTTAGTGCTATACCTGCAACAGACAATAACCCGAACTTTAAACTTAAAGTTGAATTTATTGTAGGCCCGGGTGGCGATGGTGGTAATAACCGCTTTGACAATTTTACACTTAAAGCCGCACCTCAGGCCGGTACTGTAGATACTACAGCACCTGTTGTAACGCTTACACCAGCGGCTAACAGCACAAATGTAGCTGTTAATACTCCAATAACTATTGCATTTAATGAAGCTGTGAGGCTTATAAATGATACCGCTATAACTAATGCAAACGTAGCATCTCTTGTAGAACTGCGCCAGGGTAGTGCAACAGGTACTCCGGTAGCGTTTACGGCCGTTTATGCTAATAATACTATAACTATAACACCTGCAGCCACACTTGTTAATAACCAGCAATATTATGTTGCGCTATTGCCAAATAAGGTTGAAGATGCAAGCAATAATGCTGTAACAACAGCAGTTGCATCGGCTTTTACAACTATCGCCGTGCAAACACAGCTTACCGCAGGAGATATGGCCTTTGTAGGCTACAGGATGAATGCAACCGATGCTGACGACCAGATAGCGCTTGTAACTTTTGTAGATATTGCCGCCGGTACCATGATAAACTTTACCGATGCTAAATATACCACAAACACGCCTGCACAATGTACAGGTGGTTTTGTATGGACGGCTAACAGCTGCCTGCCTGCAGGATCTGTTATAACAATACAAACAGATACCCTTGTGGCAAACACAGGTACTGCAACCGGTAGTGGTTTTGGCCTTAGCTCTAATGGCGACCAGGTAATTGTGTACACAGGTACTGCTGCTGCGCCTAACTATATTACAGCGCTAACCTCTATAGGGTGGGTTGCAACAAATGCGTCGTGTAGCGGTAGCGCCTCTATGCTTCCTGCGGGCCTTACAGATTTGGTTTCTGCATCTAACCTTAGTACTGCTGCGGGTAACGTGGCAGGCAATACAGTAAATGCTTACTATAACGGTATTCAGGCAGGAACTGCTGCAGCACTTAAGCTGGCTATACTAAACCCTGCAAACTGGGTAGGTGTAGCAGGGGGAACTGCTGCACAGGTATGGCCGGCGTGGGCATTTCCATCATCGCCATCTGTACAATCTGCTTTAGTAGTAAACAATACTACCATACAGCTTACATTTAATAACGAGCTAGATGCCCAGGCAGCTGCGGCAGTAGCTAATTATACGGGTATTAGTGGCCTTGCAACGGCTACGGTAGCAGCTAATGTTGTAACACTTACTTACAGCACGGCATTTGCTGCCGGTACTGCTTATGAGCTTACGGTAAATAATGTAGAAGACGAAGCCGGACTTACAATGGCATGCCCTTACACATTCAGCTTTAACTACAATACAACTGTTTCTTTTGAAGAGACTTTTGTAGTGGTTAATGAGGGTGTAGGTACACTAAACTTTGTTGTAAACCTTGAAAACCCGGGCGTAGGATCTGTAGATCTTGTGGTTAAAGGAGCTCCTTTTAGCACTGCCGACAGTAATGATTTTACGTTTGCTACACGCACGCTAAACTTTACGGGTTCGAGCGCGCTTACACAAACCATTTCTATCCCGGTTATTGATGACACTATTGCAGAGCAGGCAGCAGAGTATTTTGTACTTAGCCTTGAAAACCCTGTGGGTGTAACTATAGATGGCGATACTTTTGCTACAATATACATTAAAGATAATGACGTGGTAGCACCACAACCGGATAACAGCATATCTCTAAATTATGTAAGGAGCTTTGACCCGTCTGGCGCTAATGATAGCACTTGCGAAATTGTAGCCTATGACCCTGTTAGTAAAAGGCTGTTTGCTACAAGCGCTGTAGAGGGCAGGCTTGACATTGTAAACTTTGCTAACCCGGAAGCTCCTGTAACAGTATCTTCTATAAACATGGCGCCTTATGGTGGTGTTACCAGTGTAGCGGTTAAAAATGGCGTTCTTGCTGTAGCTTCGCCAAATACCGAAGAACATCTTAACGGTTCAGTAGTGTTTTTTGATACTAACGGAACGTTTCTTAAGCAGGTAACTGTTGGCGCATTGCCGGATAACGTGTCTTTTACACCGGATGGTACAAAAGTACTTACTGCTAACGAAGGCCAGCCAAACAGCGATTATAGTATAGACCCGGAAGGATCTGTAAGTATTATAGATATTAGCGGTGGCGTTGCAAACCTTACCCAGGCTAATGTAAATACACTATTGTTTACAGCTTACAATGGTGAGGCTGCACAAAATGCACTTATTGCATCGGGTGTACGTAAACTAAAGCAGTCCAGCAGTATGTCTCAGGATTTTGAACCGGAGTATATAACTACAAGTGCTGACTCTCAAAAAGCATGGGTTACTCTTCAGGAAAATAATGCTATTGCAGAGATTAATCTTGCTAACGGTACCATTGCAGATGTTTGGGCGCTTGGCACTAAAGATATGAGCATACCGGGTAACGGTTTTGATATTTCAGATAATAATGATGAGGTACTTATTGCTAACTGGCCGGTAAAAACATATTTTATGCCTGATGGTGCTGCTACTTACAGCGTGGGTGGTGTTAACTACATCGTAACGGCTAATGAAGGCGACGAAAAAGAATATACAGGTTTTGTAGAGCGTACTACAATAGGGGCAAACAGCTATGTGTTAGATGCAGCTGCTTTCCCGAATGCTGAGGTGCTTAAAAAATCGTTTAATGCAGGAAGGTTCAGGGTTACCGCATTTGATGGTAAAAATGATGCCGGTACCGCTTATGATGAGATATTTGCTTTAGGATCGCGTTCATTCTCAATTTTTAATGCAGATACAAAAGCACTTGTATATGATAGTGGTGACGATTTTGAATTATTTACATCAACAAATCCTGCTATAAGCAGTTTGTTTAACTCAGATAGTGAAGACAATAGCCCAAAAAGCCGCAGTCGTGCAAAAGGTCCTGAGCCCGAAGGTGTGGCAATTGCACATATTGCTGACAGGGTATTTGCTTTTATAGGCCTTGAAAGGATAGGTGGCGTTATGGTATATGATGTAACAGATCCTAACAATGTAAAGTTTACAGATTATAAAAACAGCCGTACGGTATCTGCTTATGGTGGCGATAATGGCCCGGAAGGAATTATATACATTAGTAATACAGATAGCCCTGACAACAAGCCTTATGTTATTATAGCTAATGAAATAAGCGGTACGCTTACCATTTTTGAAGTAAATACAGAAAGCCTTAGCCTGCCGGATTATACACAAAATCCTAAAACTTTTGTGGTATTCCCTAACCCGTCAGAAAGCGGTACGGTTTACTTTAACCGTATGGCCGACGTAGAAGTATATGATTATAGTGGCAAGCTGGTACATGCAGCTAAAGATGCCCTTACTATAGATACTCACAAACTTGCTTCAGGTATTTACCTTGTAAAAACATCTGAAGGTATTGTGAAAAAACTCATCATAAAGTAG
- the tpiA gene encoding triose-phosphate isomerase produces the protein MRKKIVAGNWKMNNDINQTETLIDELLAKKPEHTNAKIVIAPSFVNLQAAVAKTHGTDIIVAAQNMHQAESGAYTGEVSVGMLKSLKVNTVILGHSERRAYFGETNELLAKKVDTALSHNLTVIFCFGEELADRQSGNHFNLVESQLREGLFHISEANWSSVVLAYEPVWAIGTGETASPEQAQEMHAFIRNLISEAVSPAVAQNVSILYGGSVKPDNAAEIFGKPDVDGGLIGGAALKANDFLEIVKGIA, from the coding sequence ATGAGAAAAAAGATCGTTGCAGGTAACTGGAAAATGAATAATGACATTAACCAGACTGAAACCCTTATTGATGAGCTACTGGCTAAAAAACCTGAACATACAAACGCTAAAATTGTAATAGCGCCAAGTTTTGTAAACCTGCAGGCTGCTGTGGCTAAAACACATGGTACAGACATTATTGTTGCAGCGCAAAATATGCATCAGGCAGAGAGCGGCGCTTATACAGGCGAGGTTTCTGTAGGCATGCTTAAGAGCCTTAAAGTAAACACTGTTATCCTGGGCCACTCAGAGAGGCGTGCTTACTTTGGCGAAACTAACGAGCTTCTTGCTAAAAAAGTTGATACTGCGCTTTCTCATAACCTTACCGTTATTTTCTGTTTTGGCGAAGAGCTTGCCGACAGGCAAAGTGGCAACCACTTTAACTTAGTAGAGAGCCAGCTTCGCGAAGGCCTTTTCCATATTTCTGAAGCAAACTGGAGTAGTGTTGTTCTTGCTTATGAGCCGGTTTGGGCTATAGGTACAGGCGAAACGGCGAGCCCTGAGCAGGCACAGGAAATGCACGCATTTATCCGTAACCTTATAAGCGAGGCGGTTAGCCCTGCGGTTGCGCAAAATGTTTCTATCCTTTACGGAGGCAGTGTAAAACCTGATAATGCTGCAGAGATATTCGGCAAACCGGATGTTGATGGTGGCCTTATAGGTGGTGCGGCACTTAAAGCAAATGATTTCCTTGAAATTGTAAAAGGTATAGCATAA
- a CDS encoding DUF1599 domain-containing protein, translating to MSNTSQQYDKVIAACRQLYTNKMKDYGAAWRILRLPSLTDQIFIKAQRIRSLQENEVRMVNEDETGEFIAIVNYSVMALIQMELGIATQPDLDAEEGTRLYNEKVELTKNLMLAKNHDYGEAWRDMRVSSLTDLILQKLLRVKQIEDNKGKTLVSEGIDANYQDMLNYAVFALIHIGFAQ from the coding sequence ATGAGCAACACCTCGCAGCAATATGACAAGGTAATAGCCGCTTGCAGGCAATTGTATACAAATAAAATGAAAGACTACGGTGCAGCATGGCGCATACTACGTTTACCATCGCTAACCGACCAGATATTTATAAAGGCACAACGCATACGCAGCCTTCAGGAAAATGAGGTGCGCATGGTAAACGAAGATGAGACCGGCGAGTTTATAGCAATCGTAAATTACTCTGTTATGGCGCTGATACAAATGGAACTGGGCATCGCTACCCAGCCGGACCTTGACGCTGAAGAGGGGACACGCCTGTATAACGAAAAAGTAGAATTGACCAAAAACCTGATGCTGGCCAAAAACCATGATTATGGTGAGGCGTGGAGGGATATGCGTGTAAGTTCGCTAACCGACCTGATCCTGCAAAAACTGCTTCGTGTAAAACAGATAGAAGATAACAAAGGCAAAACCCTGGTGAGCGAAGGCATAGATGCCAACTACCAGGATATGCTTAATTATGCGGTGTTTGCCCTTATACATATAGGCTTTGCGCAATAA
- the folP gene encoding dihydropteroate synthase, protein MYINCNGRLIDLSTPKVMGILNCTPDSFFDGGKYKDENTLLAQAEKMLTDGATFIDIGAYSSKPNAAFVTEQEEIERIVPVVELVLQQFPGTLISIDTFRAKVAKAAIKAGAAIINDIAAGLLDDTMLETVGKYKVPYIMMHMRGNPQTMVTLTQYDDIMHEMLFYFSERIAAARKQGIEDIIIDPGFGFAKTLEQNYEVMSKLELFSQITGLPLLSGISRKSMIYKLLGTTPQEALNGTTVLNTVSLLKGAKILRVHDVKEAIEAVRIVGQLGVTQSFAKEAQSLTMKNTIIVL, encoded by the coding sequence ATGTACATCAACTGTAACGGCAGGCTTATCGACCTCAGCACCCCAAAAGTAATGGGGATTTTAAACTGCACGCCTGACTCTTTTTTTGACGGCGGTAAATATAAAGATGAAAACACACTACTGGCCCAGGCAGAAAAAATGCTTACCGATGGCGCCACCTTTATAGACATTGGTGCCTATTCCAGCAAGCCCAATGCCGCGTTTGTAACCGAACAGGAAGAAATAGAGCGCATAGTACCTGTTGTTGAACTTGTACTACAACAGTTTCCCGGCACACTTATATCTATTGACACGTTTCGGGCTAAGGTTGCCAAAGCCGCTATTAAAGCCGGAGCTGCCATTATTAATGACATTGCCGCCGGACTGCTGGACGATACCATGCTCGAAACAGTAGGCAAGTATAAAGTACCCTATATCATGATGCACATGCGCGGCAATCCGCAAACTATGGTAACCCTTACGCAGTATGATGACATCATGCACGAGATGCTTTTTTACTTTAGCGAAAGAATAGCTGCCGCACGTAAACAGGGCATTGAAGATATTATAATCGATCCCGGGTTTGGGTTTGCCAAAACACTGGAACAGAATTATGAGGTTATGAGCAAGCTCGAACTATTCTCCCAGATTACAGGACTACCATTGCTGAGTGGCATTTCACGAAAATCGATGATTTATAAACTACTTGGCACTACACCACAGGAAGCACTTAATGGAACCACGGTTTTAAATACGGTTTCGTTATTAAAAGGTGCGAAGATACTAAGGGTGCATGATGTAAAAGAGGCAATAGAAGCGGTGCGGATAGTTGGACAGTTGGGGGTAACACAAAGTTTCGCGAAGGAGGCACAAAGTCTCACAATGAAAAACACCATTATAGTCCTATAA
- a CDS encoding homoserine dehydrogenase: MARKQLNIGLFGFGVVGHGLYEVLQKTPGLKANIKNICVKDKDKPREIGAEHFTYDKNDILNDAEINVVVELIDDADAAFEIVSAALRKGKAVVSANKKMVAEHFQELLDLQREYNVPLLYEAAACASMPIIRNLEEYYDNDLLESIEGIVNGSTNYILTKTFAENLSYADALKQAQDLGFAESNPILDTGGFDAKYKLLILLAHSFGYIATPEDLFNLGIDNIGDLELRYAKEKGLKIKLVAQAYKGTDGTFSAFVLPKFVTPEDRLYHVDDVFNGVITKTSFADTHFFVGKGAGAYPTASAVLSDISALTYDYKYEYKKIYREENLSLTDNVELKVLLRHKKDDAEALKLHFSAIEEAYTNKDSGYITGNISLSNLKKLQAAQPGEVSFILISVVSEQEAAIAAQEALA, translated from the coding sequence ATGGCAAGGAAACAATTAAATATAGGCCTTTTTGGTTTTGGGGTTGTAGGGCATGGCCTGTATGAGGTACTGCAAAAAACACCCGGCCTTAAAGCCAACATCAAAAACATTTGTGTAAAGGATAAGGATAAGCCCCGAGAAATAGGCGCTGAACACTTTACCTACGATAAAAATGACATTCTTAACGATGCCGAGATTAATGTAGTTGTAGAACTTATAGATGATGCCGATGCGGCGTTTGAAATAGTTTCTGCTGCGTTGAGAAAAGGCAAGGCTGTGGTATCTGCCAATAAAAAAATGGTGGCAGAGCATTTTCAGGAACTGCTCGACCTGCAACGCGAATATAATGTTCCGTTGTTGTATGAAGCTGCTGCATGCGCCAGTATGCCCATAATCCGTAACCTGGAAGAGTATTACGATAACGACCTTTTAGAATCGATTGAAGGTATTGTTAACGGCAGTACTAATTACATACTGACCAAGACTTTTGCCGAAAACCTTAGCTATGCTGATGCCCTTAAGCAGGCACAGGATCTGGGCTTTGCAGAAAGCAACCCGATATTGGATACCGGTGGGTTTGATGCCAAATACAAGCTGTTGATTTTGCTGGCGCACTCATTTGGGTACATTGCCACGCCTGAAGATCTTTTTAACTTAGGTATCGACAACATAGGCGATCTTGAGTTACGCTACGCCAAAGAAAAAGGACTGAAAATAAAACTTGTCGCACAGGCTTATAAAGGTACAGATGGTACATTCTCAGCTTTTGTACTGCCGAAGTTTGTAACGCCCGAAGACCGCCTGTACCATGTAGACGATGTGTTTAACGGCGTGATTACCAAAACCAGTTTTGCCGACACACACTTTTTTGTGGGCAAAGGCGCGGGTGCCTACCCTACTGCCTCGGCGGTATTGAGCGATATCTCTGCGCTTACATACGATTATAAATACGAGTACAAAAAAATATACCGCGAAGAAAACCTTTCGCTTACAGATAATGTAGAACTTAAGGTACTCCTGCGCCATAAAAAAGATGATGCCGAAGCCTTGAAGCTGCACTTTAGCGCTATTGAGGAGGCGTATACCAACAAAGATTCCGGTTATATTACCGGAAACATTTCACTCAGCAACCTGAAGAAACTTCAGGCAGCACAACCCGGCGAAGTTTCGTTCATACTTATCAGTGTGGTAAGCGAACAGGAAGCCGCCATTGCAGCGCAGGAAGCGCTTGCATAA
- a CDS encoding ABC transporter permease — translation MIRYFLHKTGYALLTLFGVITVIFFLFTVLPGDPARMMLDQNENSEQLALIKKKYGFDKPVSTQYLYYLNDLSPISFHSTNADDYTFLAEGKYTAARLFTLGGTTTVLKAPYLRESFQKSGKKVTQVIGDTLPNTVVLACFAILIAIAIGVLLGVVSALYKDTWIDRTIALVSTLGMSLPSFFAAILFAWVFGFLLHKYTNLDMTGSLYEVDDFGEGTHIKWKNFILPSIVLGIRPLGVVIQLMRNSLLEVLSQDYIRTARAKGLSEVRIIRKHALKNAMNPVVTAISGWFASMLAGAVFVEYIFGWNGLGKEVVEALNTLDLPVIMGSVLVIAATFVVINILVDVIYAWLDPKIRLS, via the coding sequence TTGATACGCTACTTTTTACATAAAACAGGATATGCACTGCTAACACTCTTTGGGGTGATAACGGTCATATTCTTTTTGTTTACAGTATTGCCGGGCGACCCAGCCCGTATGATGCTCGACCAGAATGAGAACAGCGAGCAGCTGGCGCTCATAAAAAAGAAATATGGTTTTGATAAGCCTGTTAGTACACAATATTTGTATTATTTAAATGACCTTTCGCCCATATCATTTCATAGTACCAATGCAGATGATTACACGTTTTTAGCCGAGGGTAAATATACTGCGGCCAGGCTGTTTACCTTGGGTGGTACAACAACGGTTTTAAAAGCACCTTATTTACGCGAAAGCTTCCAGAAAAGTGGTAAAAAGGTAACACAGGTTATAGGCGATACCTTACCTAATACGGTGGTGTTGGCGTGTTTTGCCATACTCATCGCCATCGCCATAGGTGTGCTTCTGGGAGTGGTTTCAGCACTGTATAAAGATACCTGGATAGACCGTACCATAGCACTTGTAAGTACGTTGGGCATGAGCCTGCCGTCGTTTTTTGCGGCAATATTGTTTGCCTGGGTGTTTGGGTTTTTACTGCACAAATATACCAACTTAGATATGACCGGCAGCCTTTATGAGGTAGACGACTTTGGCGAAGGCACCCACATAAAATGGAAGAACTTTATACTGCCATCTATTGTTTTAGGCATACGTCCGCTAGGGGTAGTAATACAGTTAATGCGAAACTCACTACTCGAAGTTCTGAGCCAGGATTATATTCGCACCGCGCGTGCTAAAGGTCTGAGCGAAGTGCGCATCATCCGTAAGCATGCACTTAAAAATGCCATGAACCCGGTAGTAACCGCCATATCGGGCTGGTTTGCCAGTATGCTTGCCGGCGCTGTGTTTGTAGAATACATCTTTGGGTGGAACGGCCTTGGTAAAGAAGTAGTAGAAGCGCTAAATACGCTCGACCTGCCTGTAATTATGGGATCAGTACTGGTTATTGCCGCCACCTTTGTAGTTATTAATATACTGGTAGATGTTATTTACGCATGGCTGGACCCTAAAATTAGGTTGTCTTAA